In Rattus norvegicus strain BN/NHsdMcwi chromosome 1, GRCr8, whole genome shotgun sequence, a genomic segment contains:
- the Nudt8 gene encoding mitochondrial coenzyme A diphosphatase NUDT8 isoform X1 — translation MLPDCLSAEDEQRCRQLLARTTAGLRSRPAAAAVLVPLCLVRGVPALLYTLRSSRLVGRHKGEVSFPGGKCDPGDQDVIHTALRETQEELGLEVSKEHVWGVLQPVYDRRKATIVPVLANVGPLDLQSLRPNPEEVNGGYWGAGLTYQGIHRQASVQPLSVSCPQVDEVFELSLAHLLQTQNQGYTHFCQGGHFCYTLPVFLHGPHRVWGISAVITELTLKLLAPGIYQPSLAVPELPRG, via the exons ATGCTGCCTGACTGCCTGTCCGCAGAGGACGAGCAGCGCTGCCGGCAGCTGCTAGCACGGACCACTGCCGGGTTACGCTCGCGGCCCGCCGCGGCCGCAGTGCTTGTGCCGCTGTGCCTGGTGCGCGGGGTCCCGGCGCTGCTCTACACTCTGCGCTCTAGTCGCCTGGTTGGGAGGCACAAAGGGGAAGTCAG TTTCCCAGGTGGTAAGTGTGATCCTGGCGACCAAGATGTAATACATACGGCCCTTCGGGAGACTCAGGAGGAGCTGGGCCTAGAGGTGTCCAAGGAGCACGTGTGGGGTGTCCTGCAGCCAGTGTATGACCGG AGAAAGGCAACCATAGTCCCGGTGCTTGCCAATGTGGGCCCACTGGATCTGCAGAGCCTCAGGCCCAACCCTGAGGAGGTGAATGGGGGCTACTGGGGAGCTGGGCTAACCTACCAGGGGATTCACAGGCAGGCCTCTGTCCAgcccctctctgtctcctgtccaCAGGTGGATGAAGTATTTGAGCTGTCTCTGGCCCACTTGCTGCAGACACAGAACCAGGGGTATACCCACTTCTGCCAGGGTGGCCACTTCTGCTACACACTGCCTGTCTTCTTGCATGGACCACACCGTGTCTGGGGCATCTCAGCTGTCATCACTGAGCTCACCCTGAAACTGCTGGCCCCTGGCATCTACCAGCCCTCCCTAGCTGTCCCCGAGTTGCCTAGAGGTTGA
- the Acy3 gene encoding N-acyl-aromatic-L-amino acid amidohydrolase (carboxylate-forming) isoform X3: MCSLPGSRKPLLRVAVTGGTHGNEMCGVYLARYWLQNPGELQRPSFSAMPVLANPAATAACRRYIDRDLNRTFTLTFLGSTATPDDPYEVKRAQELNQLLGPKGTCQAFDFILDLHNTTANTGACLISEVSQNPFNLHLCHYLQLQNPGLPCRLFQFEPPGTESYSMDSVSKNGISLELGPQPQGVLRAELFSQMRAMVASILDFIELFNQGMEFPAFEMEVYKNLGSVDFPRTTDGHLTGTVHSRLQDHDFEPLRPGEPIFKLFSGEDVLYEGDSVVYPLFVNEAAYYEKRVAFLKSEKIRISVPALPGLTPSSTQTP; encoded by the exons ATGTGCTCCCTGCCTGGGTCCCGGAAGCCCCTGCTCCGTGTGGCTGTGACTGGGGGCACCCATGGGAATGAGATGTGTGGTGTCTACCTGGCCCGGTACTGGTTACAGAACCCAGGGGAGCTGCAGAGACCCAGCTTCTCAGCCATGCCAGTTCTGGCCAACCCAGCAGCCACAGCTGCCTGTCGCCGTTACATAGACCGTGATCTCAACCGCACCTTCACACTCACCTTCCTTGG TTCCACCGCTACCCCCGATGACCCATATGAAGTGAAAAGAGCCCAAGAGTTGAACCAGCTACTGGGTCCCAAAGGCACATGTCAGGCTTTCGACTTTATACTAGACCTGCACAACACCACAGCGAACACTGGGGCCTGTCTCATTTCTGAAGTCTCCCAGAACCCCTTCAACTTGCACCTGTGCCACTACCTACAG CTGCAGAACCCGGGGCTGCCCTGCCGCCTTTTCCAGTTTGAGCCACCTGGGACAGAGTCCTACAGTATGGATTCTGTGTCGAAAAATGGAATCT CTCTGGAGCTGGGCCCCCAGCCTCAGGGCGTGCTGCGGGCTGAACTGTTCTCCCAGATGAGAGCGATGGTGGCCTCCATTCTGGACTTCATCGAACTCTTCAACCAAG GCATGGAATTCCCCGCCTTTGAGATGGAGGTCTACAAGAACTTGGGCAGCGTGGACTTCCCACGCACCACAGATGGTCACCTGACTGGCACTGTGCACTCTAGGCTGCAG GACCACGACTTTGAGCCGCTGAGGCCTGGTGAACCTATCTTTAAGCTGTTCAGTGGAGAGGATGTACTGTATGAGGGGGACTCTGTTGTATACCCTCTGTTTGTTAATGAGGCCGCCTACTACGAGAAGCGTGTGGCTTTTCTGAAGTCTGAGAAGATCCGGATCTCGGTGCCTGCCCTGCCAGGGCTGACCCCCAGCTCCACCCAGACTCCATAA
- the Nudt8 gene encoding mitochondrial coenzyme A diphosphatase NUDT8 isoform X2 — MLPDCLSAEDEQRCRQLLARTTAGLRSRPAAAAVLVPLCLVRGVPALLYTLRSSRLVGRHKGEVSFPGGKCDPGDQDVIHTALRETQEELGLEVSKEHVWGVLQPVYDRVSHPHPVTPSTPGDRRKATIVPVLANVGPLDLQSLRPNPEEVDEVFELSLAHLLQTQNQGYTHFCQGGHFCYTLPVFLHGPHRVWGISAVITELTLKLLAPGIYQPSLAVPELPRG; from the exons ATGCTGCCTGACTGCCTGTCCGCAGAGGACGAGCAGCGCTGCCGGCAGCTGCTAGCACGGACCACTGCCGGGTTACGCTCGCGGCCCGCCGCGGCCGCAGTGCTTGTGCCGCTGTGCCTGGTGCGCGGGGTCCCGGCGCTGCTCTACACTCTGCGCTCTAGTCGCCTGGTTGGGAGGCACAAAGGGGAAGTCAG TTTCCCAGGTGGTAAGTGTGATCCTGGCGACCAAGATGTAATACATACGGCCCTTCGGGAGACTCAGGAGGAGCTGGGCCTAGAGGTGTCCAAGGAGCACGTGTGGGGTGTCCTGCAGCCAGTGTATGACCGGGTGAGCCACCCTCATCCTGTCACACCCAGTACCCCAGGTGACCGG AGAAAGGCAACCATAGTCCCGGTGCTTGCCAATGTGGGCCCACTGGATCTGCAGAGCCTCAGGCCCAACCCTGAGGAG GTGGATGAAGTATTTGAGCTGTCTCTGGCCCACTTGCTGCAGACACAGAACCAGGGGTATACCCACTTCTGCCAGGGTGGCCACTTCTGCTACACACTGCCTGTCTTCTTGCATGGACCACACCGTGTCTGGGGCATCTCAGCTGTCATCACTGAGCTCACCCTGAAACTGCTGGCCCCTGGCATCTACCAGCCCTCCCTAGCTGTCCCCGAGTTGCCTAGAGGTTGA
- the Acy3 gene encoding N-acyl-aromatic-L-amino acid amidohydrolase (carboxylate-forming) isoform X4 translates to MCSLPGSRKPLLRVAVTGGTHGNEMCGVYLARYWLQNPGELQRPSFSAMPVLANPAATAACRRYIDRDLNRTFTLTFLGSTATPDDPYEVKRAQELNQLLGPKGTCQAFDFILDLHNTTANTGACLISEVSQNPFNLHLCHYLQLQNPGLPCRLFQFEPPGTESYTLELGPQPQGVLRAELFSQMRAMVASILDFIELFNQGMEFPAFEMEVYKNLGSVDFPRTTDGHLTGTVHSRLQDHDFEPLRPGEPIFKLFSGEDVLYEGDSVVYPLFVNEAAYYEKRVAFLKSEKIRISVPALPGLTPSSTQTP, encoded by the exons ATGTGCTCCCTGCCTGGGTCCCGGAAGCCCCTGCTCCGTGTGGCTGTGACTGGGGGCACCCATGGGAATGAGATGTGTGGTGTCTACCTGGCCCGGTACTGGTTACAGAACCCAGGGGAGCTGCAGAGACCCAGCTTCTCAGCCATGCCAGTTCTGGCCAACCCAGCAGCCACAGCTGCCTGTCGCCGTTACATAGACCGTGATCTCAACCGCACCTTCACACTCACCTTCCTTGG TTCCACCGCTACCCCCGATGACCCATATGAAGTGAAAAGAGCCCAAGAGTTGAACCAGCTACTGGGTCCCAAAGGCACATGTCAGGCTTTCGACTTTATACTAGACCTGCACAACACCACAGCGAACACTGGGGCCTGTCTCATTTCTGAAGTCTCCCAGAACCCCTTCAACTTGCACCTGTGCCACTACCTACAG CTGCAGAACCCGGGGCTGCCCTGCCGCCTTTTCCAGTTTGAGCCACCTGGGACAGAGTCCTACA CTCTGGAGCTGGGCCCCCAGCCTCAGGGCGTGCTGCGGGCTGAACTGTTCTCCCAGATGAGAGCGATGGTGGCCTCCATTCTGGACTTCATCGAACTCTTCAACCAAG GCATGGAATTCCCCGCCTTTGAGATGGAGGTCTACAAGAACTTGGGCAGCGTGGACTTCCCACGCACCACAGATGGTCACCTGACTGGCACTGTGCACTCTAGGCTGCAG GACCACGACTTTGAGCCGCTGAGGCCTGGTGAACCTATCTTTAAGCTGTTCAGTGGAGAGGATGTACTGTATGAGGGGGACTCTGTTGTATACCCTCTGTTTGTTAATGAGGCCGCCTACTACGAGAAGCGTGTGGCTTTTCTGAAGTCTGAGAAGATCCGGATCTCGGTGCCTGCCCTGCCAGGGCTGACCCCCAGCTCCACCCAGACTCCATAA
- the Acy3 gene encoding N-acyl-aromatic-L-amino acid amidohydrolase (carboxylate-forming) isoform X6, whose product MCSLPGSRKPLLRVAVTGGTHGNEMCGVYLARYWLQNPGELQRPSFSAMPVLANPAATAACRRYIDRDLNRTFTLTFLGSTATPDDPYEVKRAQELNQLLGPKGTCQAFDFILDLHNTTANTGACLISEVSQNPFNLHLCHYLQLQNPGLPCRLFQFEPPGTESYTLELGPQPQGVLRAELFSQMRAMVASILDFIELFNQGMEFPAFEMEVYKNLGSVDFPRTTDGHLTGTVHSRLQSLALGLAFGEA is encoded by the exons ATGTGCTCCCTGCCTGGGTCCCGGAAGCCCCTGCTCCGTGTGGCTGTGACTGGGGGCACCCATGGGAATGAGATGTGTGGTGTCTACCTGGCCCGGTACTGGTTACAGAACCCAGGGGAGCTGCAGAGACCCAGCTTCTCAGCCATGCCAGTTCTGGCCAACCCAGCAGCCACAGCTGCCTGTCGCCGTTACATAGACCGTGATCTCAACCGCACCTTCACACTCACCTTCCTTGG TTCCACCGCTACCCCCGATGACCCATATGAAGTGAAAAGAGCCCAAGAGTTGAACCAGCTACTGGGTCCCAAAGGCACATGTCAGGCTTTCGACTTTATACTAGACCTGCACAACACCACAGCGAACACTGGGGCCTGTCTCATTTCTGAAGTCTCCCAGAACCCCTTCAACTTGCACCTGTGCCACTACCTACAG CTGCAGAACCCGGGGCTGCCCTGCCGCCTTTTCCAGTTTGAGCCACCTGGGACAGAGTCCTACA CTCTGGAGCTGGGCCCCCAGCCTCAGGGCGTGCTGCGGGCTGAACTGTTCTCCCAGATGAGAGCGATGGTGGCCTCCATTCTGGACTTCATCGAACTCTTCAACCAAG GCATGGAATTCCCCGCCTTTGAGATGGAGGTCTACAAGAACTTGGGCAGCGTGGACTTCCCACGCACCACAGATGGTCACCTGACTGGCACTGTGCACTCTAGGCTGCAG AGCCTCGCCCTGGGTCTGGCATTTGGAGAAGCTTAA
- the Acy3 gene encoding N-acyl-aromatic-L-amino acid amidohydrolase (carboxylate-forming) isoform X5 has product MCSLPGSRKPLLRVAVTGGTHGNEMCGVYLARYWLQNPGELQRPSFSAMPVLANPAATAACRRYIDRDLNRTFTLTFLGSTATPDDPYEVKRAQELNQLLGPKGTCQAFDFILDLHNTTANTGACLISEVSQNPFNLHLCHYLQLQNPGLPCRLFQFEPPGTESYSMDSVSKNGISLELGPQPQGVLRAELFSQMRAMVASILDFIELFNQGMEFPAFEMEVYKNLGSVDFPRTTDGHLTGTVHSRLQSLALGLAFGEA; this is encoded by the exons ATGTGCTCCCTGCCTGGGTCCCGGAAGCCCCTGCTCCGTGTGGCTGTGACTGGGGGCACCCATGGGAATGAGATGTGTGGTGTCTACCTGGCCCGGTACTGGTTACAGAACCCAGGGGAGCTGCAGAGACCCAGCTTCTCAGCCATGCCAGTTCTGGCCAACCCAGCAGCCACAGCTGCCTGTCGCCGTTACATAGACCGTGATCTCAACCGCACCTTCACACTCACCTTCCTTGG TTCCACCGCTACCCCCGATGACCCATATGAAGTGAAAAGAGCCCAAGAGTTGAACCAGCTACTGGGTCCCAAAGGCACATGTCAGGCTTTCGACTTTATACTAGACCTGCACAACACCACAGCGAACACTGGGGCCTGTCTCATTTCTGAAGTCTCCCAGAACCCCTTCAACTTGCACCTGTGCCACTACCTACAG CTGCAGAACCCGGGGCTGCCCTGCCGCCTTTTCCAGTTTGAGCCACCTGGGACAGAGTCCTACAGTATGGATTCTGTGTCGAAAAATGGAATCT CTCTGGAGCTGGGCCCCCAGCCTCAGGGCGTGCTGCGGGCTGAACTGTTCTCCCAGATGAGAGCGATGGTGGCCTCCATTCTGGACTTCATCGAACTCTTCAACCAAG GCATGGAATTCCCCGCCTTTGAGATGGAGGTCTACAAGAACTTGGGCAGCGTGGACTTCCCACGCACCACAGATGGTCACCTGACTGGCACTGTGCACTCTAGGCTGCAG AGCCTCGCCCTGGGTCTGGCATTTGGAGAAGCTTAA
- the Nudt8 gene encoding mitochondrial coenzyme A diphosphatase NUDT8: MLPDCLSAEDEQRCRQLLARTTAGLRSRPAAAAVLVPLCLVRGVPALLYTLRSSRLVGRHKGEVSFPGGKCDPGDQDVIHTALRETQEELGLEVSKEHVWGVLQPVYDRRKATIVPVLANVGPLDLQSLRPNPEEVDEVFELSLAHLLQTQNQGYTHFCQGGHFCYTLPVFLHGPHRVWGISAVITELTLKLLAPGIYQPSLAVPELPRG; this comes from the exons ATGCTGCCTGACTGCCTGTCCGCAGAGGACGAGCAGCGCTGCCGGCAGCTGCTAGCACGGACCACTGCCGGGTTACGCTCGCGGCCCGCCGCGGCCGCAGTGCTTGTGCCGCTGTGCCTGGTGCGCGGGGTCCCGGCGCTGCTCTACACTCTGCGCTCTAGTCGCCTGGTTGGGAGGCACAAAGGGGAAGTCAG TTTCCCAGGTGGTAAGTGTGATCCTGGCGACCAAGATGTAATACATACGGCCCTTCGGGAGACTCAGGAGGAGCTGGGCCTAGAGGTGTCCAAGGAGCACGTGTGGGGTGTCCTGCAGCCAGTGTATGACCGG AGAAAGGCAACCATAGTCCCGGTGCTTGCCAATGTGGGCCCACTGGATCTGCAGAGCCTCAGGCCCAACCCTGAGGAG GTGGATGAAGTATTTGAGCTGTCTCTGGCCCACTTGCTGCAGACACAGAACCAGGGGTATACCCACTTCTGCCAGGGTGGCCACTTCTGCTACACACTGCCTGTCTTCTTGCATGGACCACACCGTGTCTGGGGCATCTCAGCTGTCATCACTGAGCTCACCCTGAAACTGCTGGCCCCTGGCATCTACCAGCCCTCCCTAGCTGTCCCCGAGTTGCCTAGAGGTTGA
- the Acy3 gene encoding N-acyl-aromatic-L-amino acid amidohydrolase (carboxylate-forming) isoform X2, which produces MCSLPGSRKPLLRVAVTGGTHGNEMCGVYLARYWLQNPGELQRPSFSAMPVLANPAATAACRRYIDRDLNRTFTLTFLGSTATPDDPYEVKRAQELNQLLGPKGTCQAFDFILDLHNTTANTGACLISEVSQNPFNLHLCHYLQLQNPGLPCRLFQFEPPGTESYTLELGPQPQGVLRAELFSQMRAMVASILDFIELFNQGMEFPAFEMEVYKNLGSVDFPRTTDGHLTGTVHSRLQMGKLGGGALQGWRGPAQPASVYFLETAEPNPASGPAPDTAIRGGLETPPEHPPVGFTNIQTKSPAQEEKPQPGIRREDRRRSRREVLRTGHGCMLKSEVCC; this is translated from the exons ATGTGCTCCCTGCCTGGGTCCCGGAAGCCCCTGCTCCGTGTGGCTGTGACTGGGGGCACCCATGGGAATGAGATGTGTGGTGTCTACCTGGCCCGGTACTGGTTACAGAACCCAGGGGAGCTGCAGAGACCCAGCTTCTCAGCCATGCCAGTTCTGGCCAACCCAGCAGCCACAGCTGCCTGTCGCCGTTACATAGACCGTGATCTCAACCGCACCTTCACACTCACCTTCCTTGG TTCCACCGCTACCCCCGATGACCCATATGAAGTGAAAAGAGCCCAAGAGTTGAACCAGCTACTGGGTCCCAAAGGCACATGTCAGGCTTTCGACTTTATACTAGACCTGCACAACACCACAGCGAACACTGGGGCCTGTCTCATTTCTGAAGTCTCCCAGAACCCCTTCAACTTGCACCTGTGCCACTACCTACAG CTGCAGAACCCGGGGCTGCCCTGCCGCCTTTTCCAGTTTGAGCCACCTGGGACAGAGTCCTACA CTCTGGAGCTGGGCCCCCAGCCTCAGGGCGTGCTGCGGGCTGAACTGTTCTCCCAGATGAGAGCGATGGTGGCCTCCATTCTGGACTTCATCGAACTCTTCAACCAAG GCATGGAATTCCCCGCCTTTGAGATGGAGGTCTACAAGAACTTGGGCAGCGTGGACTTCCCACGCACCACAGATGGTCACCTGACTGGCACTGTGCACTCTAGGCTGCAG ATGGGGAAGCTTGGAGGAGGTGCCTTGCAAGGCTGGAGAGGACCAGCTCAGCCTGCCTCGGTGTACTTCCTGGAGACGGCAG AGCCAAACCCAGCCAGTGGCCCAGCTCCAGACACTGCAATCAGAGGTGGTTTGGAGACACCCCCAGAGCATCCTCCAGTGGGCTTTACGAACATCCAGACCAAGAGTCCAGCTCAGGAGGAAAAGCCTCAGCCAGGGATTCGGAGAGAAGACAGAAGGCGATCCAGGAGGGAAGTACTGAGGACTGGGCACGGGTGCATGCTTAAGAGTGAGGTGTGTTGCTGA
- the Acy3 gene encoding N-acyl-aromatic-L-amino acid amidohydrolase (carboxylate-forming) isoform X1 encodes MCSLPGSRKPLLRVAVTGGTHGNEMCGVYLARYWLQNPGELQRPSFSAMPVLANPAATAACRRYIDRDLNRTFTLTFLGSTATPDDPYEVKRAQELNQLLGPKGTCQAFDFILDLHNTTANTGACLISEVSQNPFNLHLCHYLQLQNPGLPCRLFQFEPPGTESYSMDSVSKNGISLELGPQPQGVLRAELFSQMRAMVASILDFIELFNQGMEFPAFEMEVYKNLGSVDFPRTTDGHLTGTVHSRLQMGKLGGGALQGWRGPAQPASVYFLETAEPNPASGPAPDTAIRGGLETPPEHPPVGFTNIQTKSPAQEEKPQPGIRREDRRRSRREVLRTGHGCMLKSEVCC; translated from the exons ATGTGCTCCCTGCCTGGGTCCCGGAAGCCCCTGCTCCGTGTGGCTGTGACTGGGGGCACCCATGGGAATGAGATGTGTGGTGTCTACCTGGCCCGGTACTGGTTACAGAACCCAGGGGAGCTGCAGAGACCCAGCTTCTCAGCCATGCCAGTTCTGGCCAACCCAGCAGCCACAGCTGCCTGTCGCCGTTACATAGACCGTGATCTCAACCGCACCTTCACACTCACCTTCCTTGG TTCCACCGCTACCCCCGATGACCCATATGAAGTGAAAAGAGCCCAAGAGTTGAACCAGCTACTGGGTCCCAAAGGCACATGTCAGGCTTTCGACTTTATACTAGACCTGCACAACACCACAGCGAACACTGGGGCCTGTCTCATTTCTGAAGTCTCCCAGAACCCCTTCAACTTGCACCTGTGCCACTACCTACAG CTGCAGAACCCGGGGCTGCCCTGCCGCCTTTTCCAGTTTGAGCCACCTGGGACAGAGTCCTACAGTATGGATTCTGTGTCGAAAAATGGAATCT CTCTGGAGCTGGGCCCCCAGCCTCAGGGCGTGCTGCGGGCTGAACTGTTCTCCCAGATGAGAGCGATGGTGGCCTCCATTCTGGACTTCATCGAACTCTTCAACCAAG GCATGGAATTCCCCGCCTTTGAGATGGAGGTCTACAAGAACTTGGGCAGCGTGGACTTCCCACGCACCACAGATGGTCACCTGACTGGCACTGTGCACTCTAGGCTGCAG ATGGGGAAGCTTGGAGGAGGTGCCTTGCAAGGCTGGAGAGGACCAGCTCAGCCTGCCTCGGTGTACTTCCTGGAGACGGCAG AGCCAAACCCAGCCAGTGGCCCAGCTCCAGACACTGCAATCAGAGGTGGTTTGGAGACACCCCCAGAGCATCCTCCAGTGGGCTTTACGAACATCCAGACCAAGAGTCCAGCTCAGGAGGAAAAGCCTCAGCCAGGGATTCGGAGAGAAGACAGAAGGCGATCCAGGAGGGAAGTACTGAGGACTGGGCACGGGTGCATGCTTAAGAGTGAGGTGTGTTGCTGA
- the Tbx10 gene encoding T-box transcription factor 10 produces MSTEAYAMAEPTGQGPKNPRVSSVMVQLEMKPLWEEFNQLGTEMIVTKAGRRMFPTFQVKIVGMDTLADYALLMDFIPLDDKRYRYAFHSSAWLVAGKADPATPGRVHFHPDSPAKGAQWMRQIVSFDKLKLTNNLMDDNGHIILNSMHRYQPRFHVVFVDPRKDSARYAQENFKSFVFMETQFTAVTAYQNHRITQLKIASNPFAKGFREADPDSWPATPRPLLSIPARSRSSLGPCLLKGSAEREKDTSGTSASRPRTPTQTHHQLLPAPDVLLAPATYRPLPYQNLYPGSPSHAGTSRARLAPYPLPNISTAGNQEDPTFAAGLGLLPTSALCLVPNQDSK; encoded by the exons ATGTCCACAGAAGCCTACGCCATGGCAGAGCCCACTGGGCAGGGCCCCAAGAACCCACGTGTGTCCAGCGTGATGGTGCAGCTGGAGATGAAGCCCCTGTGGGAAGAATTCAACCAGCTGGGCACGGAGATGATTGTCACCAAAGCGGGCAG GAGGATGTTCCCAACCTTCCAGGTGAAGATAGTGGGCATGGACACGCTGGCTGACTACGCGCTGCTCATGGACTTCATCCCGTTGGATGACAAGAGATACAG gtaCGCCTTCCACAGCTCCGCTTGGCTGGTGGCGGGCAAGGCTGACCCTGCCACGCCCGGCCGAGTGCACTTCCACCCTGACTCGCCAGCCAAGGGTGCCCAGTGGATGCGGCAGATCGTGTCCTTTGACAAACTCAAGCTGACCAACAACCTGATGGATGACAATGGCCAC ATCATTCTCAACTCCATGCACCGCTATCAGCCTCGTTTCCATGTGGTCTTCGTGGACCCGCGCAAGGACAGCGCCCGCTATGCCCAGGAAAACTTCAAGTCCTTTGTCTTCATGGAGACCCAGTTCACAGCTGTGACAGCCTATCAGAACCACCGG ATCACACAGCTGAAAATTGCCAGCAACCCTTTTGCCAAAGGCTTCAGAGAGGCTGACCCGGACTCATG GCCTGCGACACCCCGGCCACTGCTCAGCATCCCTGCCCGGAGTCGTAGCAGCcttggtccctgcctgcttaagGGCTCTGCAGAACGAGAGAAAG ATACCAGTGGAACTTCAGCTTCCAGACCCAGGACCCCTACTCAGACACACCATCAGCTGCTACCTGCCCCTGATGTCCTGCTGGCCCCTGCCACCTACAGACCCCTCCCTTACCAGAACCTGTACCCAGGATCCCCAAGCCACGCTGGGACCTCAAGAGCCCGGCTGGCACCTTACCCTCTCCCCAACATTAGCACTGCTGGAAATCAGGAAGACCCAACCTTCGCAGCTGGGCTGGGGctcctgcccacctctgccctgtGCTTGGTGCCTAACCAAGACTCGAAGTGA